One Ahaetulla prasina isolate Xishuangbanna chromosome 10, ASM2864084v1, whole genome shotgun sequence genomic region harbors:
- the LOC131204133 gene encoding phospholipase A2 inhibitor and Ly6/PLAUR domain-containing protein-like has product MAAGLVVFFCLISSVLLTGVTSLKCQTCLATRGECRNEDMALTECEPDQTHCLSFTFVVTLTRPSLSYTAKSCARPEECNDGLHSITSAQGKYSQMHFFCCQTDGCNALPLLMPLRDELRPNGLVCSGSYTRHGDSLQSTQPILCLGRETHCVSMNFTMNTFGAMQEGGLLKGCATPNVCSFPDGDMRLANGLVTFNTMKECNTMPLSLENAFLPV; this is encoded by the exons ATGGCTGCTGGTCTTGTTGTCTTCTTCTGCCTCATCTCCTCAGTCTTATTGACAGGTG TCACATCTCTAAAATGCCAGACCTGTTTGGCCACTAGAGGAGAATGCAGAAATGAGGACATGGCCTTGACGGAGTGTGAACCAGACCAAACCCATTGCCTTTCCTTCACTTTCGTTGTTACTTTGA CCAGGCCTTCACTCAGTTACACCGCTAAGTCTTGTGCCAGGCCTGAAGAATGTAATGATGGCCTTCACAGTATCACCTCCGCACAGGGAAAATATTCCCAAATGCACTTTTTCTGTTGCCAGACAGACGGTTGCAATGCCCTGCCTCTTCTGA TGCCACTCCGTGACGAACTCAGACCCAATGGGTTGGTATGCTCTGGATCGTACACAAGACACGGCGATTCCCTCCAGTCAACTCAGCCAATTCTCTGTCTCGGCCGGGAGACGCATTGCGTCAGCATGAATTTTACCATGAATACGT TTGGAGCTATGCAAGAGGGGGGTTTGCTCAAAGGATGCGCAACCCCAAATGTATGTTCCTTTCCTGACGGAGACATGCGACTGGCCAATGGCCTTGTAACATTCAACACCATGAAGGAGTGTAACACTATGCCACTATCACTTGAAAACGCTTTTCTTCCCGTGTAG
- the LOC131204132 gene encoding phospholipase A2 inhibitor and Ly6/PLAUR domain-containing protein-like, whose protein sequence is MKYLLFFTALIATANALTCQCSTCEKETCTVETGKCYSIEKEIVTGKVKPPKVTIKGCQDDKKDPNFCKQGFILMSSDQDFYLMSNITCCDKDSCNKDINATLNRNLPVSNLVCPSCFAFDKKICDGKTMKCNNLQKKCFNITGTVKTGSDKVQDFNARGCAVENTIYKKNITLSFDGASYELENVQVGEAKSGASQISSCLSFAILLPSVFWFLLDSSLY, encoded by the exons atgaagtatctTCTGTTTTTCACTGCTTTGATCGCAACAG CAAATGCCCTGACCTGCCAGTGTTCTACGTGTGAGAAAGAAACTTGTACAGTTGAAACAGGGAAATGTTATTCAATCGAGAAGGAAATCGTTACTG GGAAAGTCAAGCCACCTAAAGTAACAATTAAAGGCTGCCAGGACGACAAAAAGGATCCAAATTTCTGCAAACAAGGGTTTATCCTCATGTCCTCTGATCAGGATTTTTATCTGATGAGCAACATTACATGCTGTGACAAAGATTCGTGCAATAAAGATATCAATGCAA CACTTAACAGGAATCTTCCCGTCAGTAATCTGGTGTGCCCATCATGCTTTGCTTTTGATAAGAAAATATGTGATGGCAAAACAATGAAGTGCAACAATCTCCAGAAGAAATGCTTCAATATCACCGGGACAGTCAAAACAG GTTCTGATAAAGTTCAAGATTTTAATGCCAGGGGATGTGCGGTTGAAAACACCATCTACAAAAAAAATATCACCCTATCCTTTGACGGCGCATCTTACGAACTTGAAAATGTCCAAGTTGGTGAAGCCAAAAGTGGTGCCAGCCAGATTTCCAGTTGCCTATCTTTTGCTATCCTTCTGCCCAGTGTCTTTTGGTTCCTACTGGACAGCTCCCTGTATTAA